The Lycium ferocissimum isolate CSIRO_LF1 chromosome 8, AGI_CSIRO_Lferr_CH_V1, whole genome shotgun sequence DNA segment tcctccaaattatacattcaacacattttcttcctctatTAACACATCATtcaatttaatatttaattaatgagcttattttcaagaaacattcaacccattttcttcaacccattttatttctctattaaCACACACAATTCAACCCATTTCTCcattacacacacacattatTCAAGgcaaatataccaaaatatttttaaaatttttaaattaccTTCACAATATGGTGtaataacataaaaaaacaGAGAAAATGTATAGATAATTATTTaacaatttaataattttaatgcaacatttcatttttttcaattcactcccataattttttttttttactagaaAATGGAATTAAAAGTGCACAATTAACCACTGTGTGTTTTTTATTCGAGTTGTTTACTTGCAAGAACACTTAACCCAATTTCACAAAAAGATGCTCCCTCTTATTAATAAGCCGACCTCATTTGCTCAAATTAACATACATTTTGTATAGTCTTTCAAGCTATGCCACTACTACAATATCCCGTTAAAGGGGACAAAGTTATGATTTTTGATCcttccaataaaaaaaaatatgtaatatTCAATCAAACGACCCCAAATAAATACATTTCTAATTCCTtcatattaaattattaatatatgttataattttaaaaattaattacctTCACAATATGGTGTAATAACATAAAACAAACATAATGTATAGATAATTAaacaatttaataaattaatgtAATTCATTTAATTTGTGAAGGTATACAAGCTTTGGAATTAAAAGTGCAcaattaactaaaatcaaaatttctCACTATTAGAAGGGCTAACAagtatttaagaaaaatatagctcaaatgatacgatccGAATAAGTCAATCTATTCTATCATATATTTAGTAAACAATCAAATGAGGAATTAAAAGTGCACAATTAATCATTAATAAaatgagtatttattttaagcTCAAATGACCccgaatttaaaaaaaatttacacccttaatttattatttagaccacaaatttcaaaaaaaaatttcatttatttcttaaatttcatgtcCAAGACAGAGTAATGACTAAATTAAAAACATGTCAATATTAGAGGGACCAAAAGTGCAAATTCCCCCAAGAAAAAATGAGCTTAAACGACCCCAAATTACGACCCGAATAAGTCAATCGGGTTGAAAAAATTTCacgcatatatacacacacaaacacaaatCTGAAGTATTTCAATTTCCGTACTTTTATTCTTTACCGACGTTTATTCATATATCAAGAAAAACAATTCTATTCTTCAATAATTATACTGTATTCTCTTCCCAaaaatccatatttattattatatctcTCCTCtgttatttttttctccttttttttatttttttttggtttattttcaTCTCAATTTGCTTTGGTAATACATATATGCTTTTGTTCGAGGTTGAAGGCTCAAGCTGTTGAATTTGTTCAGATTTTggttagtctttttttttttcacctcatttattttaattaattaatcaataaaTTTCTTAGAAAAATACCCTTTGTGATATAGTAGAACCTGTTATTAATGTACTCCAAGTTGCAACTTATTAAGCTAggttttttttggttttaaattttttcttttaaatatataGTTAacgaggattcatatagctgaccTCAACTTGTTTGACACTGTGCGCAGTTGTTGACTattagagggtgtttggattcgctttttaaaaatagcttataagataaaagttaaaataataaacaacttttgacttttagcttatttttgtacttttttggCTACATTTTTGGCCTGAAAGTgcttaaaaagagaaaagagcttcttctgtgtgatttgtgagcTATTACATAAGAGCgaggtttaccctgtgcgcacccgaaagATAGCGGCTGCAGAttcccttgtcataaaaaatGGAGTAAATAGAAAAGAGCttaagtaggtgtttggccatgtaaaccaattatttttcattttatttggaattttgaagttggagttgaagatggagttgtgtttggttatagtttttgcaaagaatatttgttGGTTGAaagtattgaaagtgaaaaaagtgaaaacaactttttaggtgtttttcaaatttcaaatacaatgtTCATGGCCTAAcattgatttccaaataaagtgaaataattttccggaaaaaattgaaaaattctcatggccaaacgggtcctaaaaAGCACTTAAAATAGGCCAATCTAAACACCCTATTAGGTTGCAGTTGCAATcctatctattttttttttcttcccatTATTTTTTTGGAGTGAACGCGGACCCGTAAACATGGTCAATGAGAATACATATAGCTGACCTCAAGTTGTTTGGTACTGAGttgtacttgttgttgttgaacgTGGACTTGCAAAGAGTTGAGATGAAATGAAGAAAGGACACACGATTTGTTGGATTGGAAATTTGGAACTTGCGTATGTGGAGTTGCAAGCATTAGGCTGCGATTCTTGGAGGTGGAGCTAGTATTTGGCGCTTATGGGTTCTAAATTTACTGAGTTctaaattaatactccctctgtttcagttttgacttggcacggagtttaagaaagtaaaaaagacttttgaatcatgtggtcttgaattaaaaatatgtagaatgtaccaaaTATCCTTTAATCtcgtggtcttaaacatgccatgtggaaagttgaaattaaagagttgccaaaaaaaggaaaaagacattctttttgaaatcgactaaaaaggaaagtaagacaaacaaatctAAACATAGGGAGTAACTTGGACATATTCAATGGATTTCTTAAGAAAAATACAGTGTTTGGACCAAAGTTGCCCAAAACCTGTATTCTAGCTCTGCCCCGGGCAATTCTATTCACAACTagcttcttctttgttttcaaactTTTTTTGTGTGAGGTTGGTGGAGACTGAGACAAAAATGTAGAAACCACTTTTGTTGGATTGGAACCTGTGACACAGGTAGGTGGAGATGTGATGATTATGCTGCAATTGTAGTCCTAGCTAGGTTCTTTTTACAATAAATTATTTCGAATGAGGGGTAGGCCCATAAATAGTTGGGATGTAAGCGTAGAAAAGGATACTTTTGTGGGATTTGAACAACCTATGGATGTAAGCACGTAGAGTTGTAACCAGTAGGCTGCAATTCAAAGtatgagtattttttttttttttttggggcgtGTTGGGGATTTTGTTATAGATATCTGAATGctgctttttttctttcttttggttaaGCAGGATGTTAATGAGAGGACGATGAATCAAGGAAGTGCTACTAACATGATGACCACTTTGGATCCCAGTTCACAGGAGGTAACCACCCGAATTGTACTTTCTCTTCTCTTATCCAAACCTTGTTTCTGGAAAGATGTATGTCATCGTGGTCCATATAATTTTCTGCGagtagcaattttttttttttttgttggctgCTTTTTACGTACTTAGAACATGTGAAGTGTGATGATGTTGTCAAAATGAATACTAAGATAATGGCGGATGGAATTGAAAAGTTTtggttttttccctttttgcttGAAAAGTGAGTTTTTAGTTGTGCTGctgttgttttttctttcttatattatttatatatttactccATCCATACCAAAAAGAATTGTGGTGTTAGGAGTACTGAGGGTAAACACAGTGGAGATTCCGAACTTAGATGCCACTGGTTTTAAGTTGAAGAGTGAGTTCTAAAGCGTGTATCTAACTCtatttatacttattttcaCACACATATAGGGTTCAGCCTCGAAACTATGGGTTCGGTACTTGGATCTGCCACTGATGATCTAATAGTCCGTGTGAATTTGGACATCGATTCagaatattaaataaaatatatttaggAACTATATGAAGACTAGAAATCACAATTAGAAGTATTTAAAATTGTTTGGAAAAATCGGAAACAGAATAGTTGTTTGACATTGCCTTTTTGAAATGTATTTACAGCTTGTTAATGGTTAGTAATGCGATACAGAGATGTTAGAATTTTCGATGAAGTAGCTACGGCAAGTCACTTGTGATATATCTGATACTTGAGTGACGCAATTGATCGTCTTGTGCTGTTGGTGTTGTAAGTAGTAAATCAAGACGCCTTGTTTGTTTTAACCATCAATATAAGTATGAAATGCTATACTAATATTTGGTAAATTGGTGTGGCATGTAATGTTTAAGTAGCTAGTCGTGGACATTATTGGGAAACAATGCAAGTAGATTGTGAAGTTCATGTTTGATGCAATGATTTCAGAGTGTCCTTATGTTGAGAAACTGCTTTTTATGAGCAGAAACTGTGCGCATAAAAGTCTGTTAAACTGTAAGCTAGTTTGCTCTTGCCTTTTATGGATAGGACATTCACTACGTGTATAATTTTTGGTCATTGGGCAACTTGATTGATTAAATGTTTCTCCACTTGAATGGTGAAAACATTAAATGCTTCTCCTGTCCCAGCCGCCAAAACTCTTTTAACTTGCTTATATTTAGTATTCTTCTGCGATTGTATTATGTTCTTTTGCTATACTTGTTCCAGATTGGGGAGTTGATTTCTCGTTATATAACttttaaatcctttttttttgcctttaCAGAATCATCAGGCTGTCgatccaaaccaacatcacatATCTTCATATTACGCACCTCCAAATTCTACAGTCGCACCATGGAGTGCTCATAGTGCAGATAGCTATGCCAGAGAAAATGGAGTTGTTTCACATTCTGGTTATGATCATGACCAACAAGCTGCGCCGCCTTCAGGGAATGTTCAAGATGGATTCAATGTTGCAACTAGTGCTACTACACCAAGTTCCGGTGCCACAAATGTACAGCAGGATTACAGTAGCTATGGCACCTATCAAAGTACTGATCCTTATGGATACAACAACCCCGGATATGCTGCTTACTATAATGGCTATCAACAACAACCTAATCAATCTTATTCTCAGCCATCAGGAGCATATCAAAATACAGGTGCTCCTTATCAGCCCCTTTCCTCATTTCCGAATACAGGGTCTTATGCTGGGCCTACAAGTTATTCAAGCACTTACTACAATCCTGGTGATTACCAGACATCTGGAGGTTACGCAAGTGGTGCTTACAATAACCAGACGAACGCGTGGCATGAAGGCCAATATGCGGCATACACTTGCCATCAGTATCCAAGCTACAGTTCTGATTCGAATGCCGCATACAGTTCTACCACAGCTCCTGCAGCTTCACAGTATCAGCAACATTACAAGCAATGGGCCGACTATTACAACCATACACAAAATGATGTCACCTGTGCTCCTGGAACAGAAAATATTTGTGTTTCTAATGTATCCAGTCTGAGTTGCCCTGTTCCTGCTGGATACTCAGTGCCAGGTGTCCAAGCCCCAGCATCTCATGCGTATCCAGCGTCAGGTGTCCAAGGCCCGGCATCCCATGCTCCATCTGACAAGCCAGAATCTGGTTTGTCCGCATTGTCTGCGGTGCAggtttttccttttcatataaTTAGATTATTTAACTTTTATGCTCGCCTAGAGACTCCTATTTGAATATCAATTGTCATGTATATCACTTATAATTAAAACGATTTTAAGCAGTCTTAAGAGATGGGAAAGATAGGTGATAAAGCATGTATCACACTCGCataaatgtaaatatatttagaaatatcaGTAGGATTTTCCTGAGTCATTGAAGACACCATGGGACACCCATGTACACTAATGCAGAAAATATGAGTCTGCTGAGTATGTATCTAGTTGATAGTTGTACTTCACAGTTCACAGTGCCCATATGAAGCTGGTGTCTTAGGAAATTATGAAACCCGACATTAAGAAAGATTACTCGCTAGTACTTTGAAAATGTCAAACTTGACAGTTGAAAATtccttttttccccttcttAATATATTTTGCCTATATATACTCAACTTGGCAAGGTGCTAACTGTTGTATTTTctattaatatttccatgttgAAGTTGTTATGTTTTGCAATTATTAAATATGAAAATCCTCTAGTATAATTACAGAAGGCtgctttataattaattagtgaTACAGTCTTACATAATACTTCTTTAAGTGGATCATATTTTAGGTTAACTTGctattttagtttttcttttgttcCACAAGCTGCTAAAGATCTGGTAAGCAGTACCTTGTATATTCTTTTAACTCTGCTATCTAAATATCACTTCGTGTTTACTGTACGTTTAATCATCTGGATATTCAACATCTTCTATCCTGTACGGGTTGTTAAGTGCCTAATATTCACCAGAAGATATGTTATCTACTGTCATTGCAGTCAGTAGTGGGtacctcatttttttttgcttttctctgCTCAGTGCACTGAGAAAAGCCATTTATTACTCTTTCTCTTTCCCTTCATGCTATGCAAACTATGGATCCTTTCGATTCTCCTGATGAACTcaaactttctattttttttggtCAGTCTCCTTCTGTAGGTGGAAATGTTCATGATAGTTACTGGAAACAGTGGGCTCCCTCTTTCCAAAATCAGCAGCCTGATCCAGCACAGTCTTATGGTCAAAAGCCTTTAGACATAACCCCTTCTCATGGAAACCTTTCTACTCAACAAAGTTCTTCATGCCCCCAAGGACCAAACACACAATATCAAGCCTCTTATCAGATGCCCTATAGTTATCAGTCATCCTTGCCCACCGTGCAGCAAACTGTTACATCAGCAGACACGAGCAGTGCAAGCAAATTACAGATTCCCACAAACCCTAGAATAACTTCAACCATGACCATGGGATTACCGAAGCTGGATATGCAAAGCTCTACAACTAATGCAGCGGCAAAACCTGCATATGTCAGCGTTTCCTTACCAAAAACTATTGAAAAAGTATCATCTCATGCTGGTGATAATGCTCTCAAGGTCAGACACCTTTTTCTTTGATCATTTCAGTAAGATATGCAGTCACAAGATGAATTTTGTTACATAAGTTTACATGTTTGAGGGAGAAGTTTTAAATGCTTGACTAAGATGATAAAATTTCCACTTGCTTCTTGATAGTCTTTTCATGTGCTGGTTGGAGAATTCAAATTTTAAGTCAGTCAGTTAGAAGTTAACTGAGCTAGTGTCCCTTTATGTTTGTTGTAAGGTTCTCTTAGAATTGGTTAAGTGATACTTCCTTTTTGATGAGGAGTTATGGATAATTTGTAGGAGAAATTTGAAAACCCCAATGCATTAACCAATTCGAGGGGAGGACATATTGTAATGGACTAACAAAATTTGTACTATACTTGCATCTACTTGATGCCAATAACAAAACAACTTACTTCATCTAAAACCAAATGACCAATTGGAGGGGCCAACCATTCTCCAAACTTTCATATACGCATTGATTAGAGACCTTTTTACACCCTTGGTTAAGTGACACTTCTTATGATATGTCATTTCGTAGAACTTGCCTAACTTTGTCTTCGAAAATAATgatatggtgctaatgaaatgCTATTAATAGCAAATGATCCTATGCGTTTGAGAAGAATGATATAGTACTAATATAGCTCTTTAAATAGCCAATGAACCTCCGACAATCTAATATCTATAAGTGCATTTGGTAAGTAACTTGTCAGATTGTATTTGGTGAGTGCTGTCATTTTATCGATACTAGCTAGATTAACTTAATTTAATGCTCTTGAGTTccatattttctttgatttgtgTGCTTTTAGTAAGGATGGTCTATATCATGGGCGATACTGGCGGAATAGATATGCAGAGGATATTTTGATAACCAGTGAATTGGTAGGTTGGGTGGTTGGTTGTGTATGATTGGTACAGATGAAGTTGGGGCTTTTAAAGGCTGTCACCACCATTGGTCTATTAGGAGAGCCTTTAGAGTTATTCCAATGAGTCGCCTGTGGATAAGCTCACTTATTCAATCCTGGGGAGAAAACAATTGTACTCCTAGCTTAGCTCTTTTAGTGGAAGATGggttttattttataatcatTTTCTTGGTCATTTAAATGTGTAATAAATCTACCGAGATGTCTGCGCAAATGTAAAATTCTGTTATGGTAGAAGCTGGATAGTTTTTCCCTGTTTGAATTTTTGTTGCATTTATGTTTTGGATGTAGGTGTGAATAGAAATAGCGGAACTACTTTTTCGTCCTCAACATCATAACAACTTTTGAAGTGAAAAACAGCATGCATGCTGGCTAAAGTAAATCAATTAACCATTAATGTTGGTGTGTTTAGATAATATTTGGTTCAAATtggaaaaaaagagaatttgagattgaagttggaaaaataatttggaaGTCAATTGTGTTTGAACATGAATATCACttggaaaaaaagttgaagttttgtgagCGAACAATTATTTCACTTGAAATACACTTTGACCGAGTTTTTCAACTTCAGATTCTCTATTTCGAGTTGATTTcgaaataatgaaagatttGTTATGGCTAAACGGGTAGGTTTGACTGGTGTAAATACCATCTATTGTAGCGTATGTCGTATTTTTCAGTTAtctattattatttaattatttattttaagttttgacTTGTTTTATGCTTCTCGACCTAATGCTTTGTGTCcttattgaaaaaagaaaaggtttaaTGTTTTGCTTATTTTGTACTTGTACTCtcttaattctttctttaatATTGACACTCGTATAGCAAATACAACATTATGGCTGACTGAGTGCTCACAtgtatttttttactttttatccTTGTATTAACTTGGCAGAAAATTTCAATATTGGTAAGACTGCTGATTCTGCTGAACCTTTAAGGAGCAGCTTTTTTCTATATGATACTTTGATGCTGCAATCTTCTATGTTGTTATGATTGACAGTTCAATGGttaagttttattgatgaaatctAGTTTTAACTTCTCTTGGTTGTGTTTTATCACCACACAATCTGGGAAACCTTGGTAGTTCGTTCTACTGGTGACCATATAGTTAGGATCATTGTGACGTGTCGTAACGTGGTATTTATTGTTGCATTGCATCAATAAGTGGcggattatttatttttcttgcatAACTAAAGTGATCTTTCTGTTGTCTGCAGCCTGATACTTTTCCAAAATCACTTTGTGGTTATGTTGAAAGGGCTTTAGTTCGTTGCAAGGATGATGCTCAAATGGTGGCATCCCAAGCTGTCATGAAGGAGGTATCTTAGTgtattttagtgtattttgaGATTTTCTCTCTTGGTCCTTTTCCAGTTCTTGCCATGTAATGCATGATGCACATATATGATTCGAGACTTTATGAagaattttcagattttacTGAGATAATCATGCTTTATAGCTTGTGTAGCAAGCAGCAATTCAGTAACTTCCAAGTTATGAATTGCTAGAGCATAAAATGAGGAGCGCTCATTTGGCTCAAAAAGAGTAGTGGCGTTGATGATGCTGCTgccagaaaataaaaaagaattaaaattagAGACTTCAATACACATTTCTATAGTACATAACATATTGGGTTTTAGCACTACATAGATGTGACCTTTTCCCAAAAGAAGGATTTTGAAGATGGATAAAAGATGATATGTTAGAGGTTCGGCAGGCTGATTCAGCACACATTTACGTTTAGGATTTGAATGAAGACCAAGGTTCCTTAGGCTTTATATGCTGGTGTATTAATTCCAAGTTATGAATTGCTAGAGCATAAAATGAGGAGCGCTCATTTGGCTCAAAAAGAGAAGTGGCGTTGATGATGCTCCTgccagaaaataaaaaagaattaaaattagAGACTTCAATACACATTTCTATAGTACATAACATATTGGGTTTTAGCACTGCATAGACATGACCTTTTCCCAAAAGAAGGATTTTGAAGATGGATAAAAGATGATATGTTAGAGGTTCGGCAGGCTGATTCAGCACACATTTACGTTTAGGATTTGAATGAAGACCAAGGTTCCTTAGGCTTTATATGCTGGAGTATGACCTTGTTAGATTGAAGTCCTCCCgatgattttttaaatttgagctTTTGAGGGAACTATAGTAGATTTTTTAATGTCATACGAgaccttttttatgttttcaacGGCGTCCTATATGAACATTCACCCTTTGTCACTTGTCCCACCTGTTAGAGCTTTCCTTTTAACCTTTATTGGTACTGAGAGCCTACCTATGCTGATTGTTCTTGCCCGTAATGCATTTTCTCAGTGGTGGGCTTCTAAAAGGTGCTTCTGATAAGAACATTCTAGTTATTCTGTCTGATAGCAATCTACTTTCTTTCACCATCCACATTTTGTTCATTTGTTTCCAATTGACATTCATTACTTAAACGACTTGTTCAGTTCTGCTTCACAGCTTTGGATTAGGTAAAGTGACAAAAAGTTTGAGTTATAGGTCTTGGTGAGAGCATTTCTTGTGTCTTCCACTTGTGTTCGAATTTGTTAATCACATTATTCCAGCATCTTTGGTTTTGTATCTCTGTGGCATCAGTAATCGTGATGGCAAGTTTGAGGGGTAGAGTTGGACATAGGGCCCCTCATTTTACCCCTATAGAGCTAGAGAAAGCACATGAGGAATTCATCGATGAACACCTagaattgaaattgataatgCAACCCAATAAAATCCTTCATTCGCATTTGTTATGATTTTCCTTACCTAAGTTACGAAAAGacttccttcttttttctacCTTTTCTTTTGGGCAAGTATTTATTCCATAAAATCATCAGCAAGTAGGTGTAGCTACAAAGCACAAACTCAGCCTCCCTTTTTCACACATCTAGGGAGGTTGAATTCAATTAAAATGTTGACATCATATAGACTTGTCCAAAAATATAATCCTGAGTATACCTGATAAGTGACTTCCTTGGTTGGAAGATTGTTTTCTCAATTGTTGTAAACTAGTTATCATGTGGAAGTGCTTTAAGATTTGAAATTTCTTTTTGCACTTGTAGGGATGTCTCTACTGTCAGAACCCTCTCCCTTCCTTAGACTATGATTCGTATTAGCTACTCAATGCAGCAGCCTATTGCACTAGACAGATTGTAGTAATGTAGCAAACTGCTAAGTTGTGTATTGGGATTGTGTTATTTATGAAGTTTGTGACCTACAATGATCTTTCTGCCTTAACTATTATTCTGCATCCCATCTGCTAAAGTGTT contains these protein-coding regions:
- the LOC132068155 gene encoding SAC3 family protein A isoform X3; amino-acid sequence: MNQGSATNMMTTLDPSSQENHQAVDPNQHHISSYYAPPNSTVAPWSAHSADSYARENGVVSHSGYDHDQQAAPPSGNVQDGFNVATSATTPSSGATNVQQDYSSYGTYQSTDPYGYNNPGYAAYYNGYQQQPNQSYSQPSGAYQNTGAPYQPLSSFPNTGSYAGPTSYSSTYYNPGDYQTSGGYASGAYNNQTNAWHEGQYAAYTCHQYPSYSSDSNAAYSSTTAPAASQYQQHYKQWADYYNHTQNDVTCAPGTENICVSNVSSLSCPVPAGYSVPGVQAPASHAYPASGVQGPASHAPSDKPESGLSALSAVQSPSVGGNVHDSYWKQWAPSFQNQQPDPAQSYGQKPLDITPSHGNLSTQQSSSCPQGPNTQYQASYQMPYSYQSSLPTVQQTVTSADTSSASKLQIPTNPRITSTMTMGLPKLDMQSSTTNAAAKPAYVSVSLPKTIEKVSSHAGDNALKPDTFPKSLCGYVERALVRCKDDAQMVASQAVMKEIITKATADGTLHTRDWDTTPLFPIPSVDADKKERVLFSAPVSSSPKSKRSPSRRYKSRWEPLVEEKPTVQPASVTPDASKYGSWNRQFSGGKSDNKVNSASNVKFSLPQRKTPKTDVFRPAKRQCVGDGVDGADNGEASSDSDKERSQSASKSAGVAAADTPEERKRRENRSKRFERGHGSRVASSNNRSRNGGAGNVYARRATALVLSRNTEENGDYAVEDIDWDALTVKGTCQEIEKRYLRLTSAPDPATVRPEEVLEKALNMVQSSPKNYLYKCDQLKSIRQDLTVQRIRNELTVKVYETHGRLAIEVGDLSEYNQKESRDAIWNLLHIIYSVCFCTLVTTEICY